From the Roseibium sp. HPY-6 genome, one window contains:
- a CDS encoding sulfite exporter TauE/SafE family protein, with protein sequence MLQDLTVWTGLPPTYLAISAIMAFVAGAVRGFAGFGLSAVLMASIVVFIPPIELIPVCFLLELAASVAMFRGGLRDAKLSTAITLALFSAIGVPLGLLLTTSIDAELSKLFALILVLSLTILQLFKVNFHMASDRVALPAAGFAAGIVSGLASIGGMVIALYVLASPKKAREMRGSLVLYLFFGMFTSSVTLIWFGVLNEQSFARAAVLAPLVLAGVFAGTMLFSKSLDQTYRRGCLYLLLLFAGAGFIRTVAF encoded by the coding sequence ATGCTTCAGGATCTGACCGTCTGGACCGGACTACCCCCGACATATCTGGCCATTAGCGCAATTATGGCGTTCGTCGCCGGGGCGGTGCGCGGCTTTGCCGGCTTTGGTCTTTCGGCCGTTTTGATGGCCAGCATCGTGGTATTCATTCCGCCCATCGAACTGATACCGGTCTGTTTCCTTTTGGAGCTTGCGGCCAGCGTTGCGATGTTCCGCGGCGGTTTGCGGGATGCAAAACTCAGCACCGCCATAACGCTCGCCCTTTTCAGTGCCATCGGCGTGCCGCTCGGTCTTCTGCTGACAACGAGCATCGACGCGGAGCTGTCAAAGCTGTTTGCCTTGATTCTCGTTCTCAGCCTGACAATCCTGCAGCTATTCAAAGTCAATTTTCACATGGCTTCTGATCGCGTTGCTTTGCCTGCGGCCGGTTTTGCTGCCGGCATCGTCAGCGGGCTTGCATCGATCGGTGGCATGGTGATCGCGCTCTATGTCCTTGCATCACCGAAAAAAGCACGCGAAATGCGCGGTTCGCTCGTACTCTATCTTTTTTTCGGGATGTTCACCTCGTCGGTGACGCTCATCTGGTTCGGCGTGCTCAATGAACAGTCTTTCGCAAGAGCCGCGGTCCTTGCGCCGCTTGTGCTTGCAGGCGTTTTTGCCGGGACAATGCTGTTCAGCAAAAGCCTCGACCAGACCTATCGCCGGGGATGTCTTTATCTTCTGCTTCTGTTTGCAGGAGCAGGTTTCATCAGAACCGTCGCCTTTTAG
- the yghX gene encoding YghX family hydrolase codes for MNDMTPVRRMTAKDFPQELLDLYDYYAHGKITKREFLNGAAKFTVAGVTAAMLLDQLSPNYALAQQVDPDDTSIETQRITYPSPNGHGEVNAYLVKPAGSTGKLPAVLVIHENRGLNPYIEDVARRLGKAGFMAMAPDGLTSVGGYPGTDDEGRELQRTVDREKLLNDFFAGFEYLLNSDDSTGKVGAVGFCYGGGVVNAIAVAYPELAAGVPFYGRQADAADVPKIQAPLMLQFAELDERINAGWPAYEEALKANGKDYVAHMYPGVNHGFHNDTTPRFDAEAAKLAEDRTIAFFKEHLS; via the coding sequence ATGAACGACATGACACCGGTTCGCCGGATGACGGCGAAGGATTTCCCTCAGGAACTGCTCGACCTTTACGACTATTACGCACACGGCAAGATCACGAAGCGCGAGTTTTTGAACGGGGCGGCGAAATTCACCGTCGCAGGTGTGACTGCGGCGATGCTGCTCGACCAACTGTCGCCCAACTACGCACTCGCCCAGCAGGTGGATCCCGATGACACGTCTATCGAGACCCAGCGCATCACCTACCCCTCGCCAAACGGCCACGGCGAGGTGAATGCCTATCTCGTCAAGCCAGCTGGCAGCACCGGTAAACTGCCTGCAGTGCTCGTCATTCACGAGAACCGGGGCTTAAATCCTTACATTGAAGACGTCGCGCGTCGTCTCGGCAAAGCAGGGTTCATGGCAATGGCGCCCGACGGGCTGACCTCTGTCGGAGGTTATCCGGGCACTGATGACGAAGGCCGGGAATTGCAGCGAACCGTTGATCGGGAAAAGCTCCTCAACGACTTCTTTGCCGGCTTTGAATATCTGCTGAACAGTGACGACAGCACCGGCAAAGTCGGTGCGGTTGGGTTCTGCTACGGCGGCGGCGTGGTGAATGCAATAGCCGTTGCCTATCCGGAACTGGCCGCAGGCGTTCCGTTTTACGGCCGTCAGGCGGATGCTGCCGATGTACCGAAGATCCAGGCACCGCTCATGCTGCAATTTGCCGAACTGGACGAGCGCATCAATGCAGGCTGGCCAGCTTACGAGGAGGCGCTCAAGGCCAACGGGAAAGACTACGTTGCCCACATGTATCCGGGCGTCAACCACGGCTTCCACAACGACACCACACCGCGATTTGATGCAGAAGCTGCAAAGCTTGCCGAAGATCGCACGATCGCGTTTTTCAAGGAACATCTGTCGTAA
- the aroC gene encoding chorismate synthase, producing the protein MSHNSFGHLFRVTTWGESHGPAIGCVIDGCPPLIPLTEADIQGFMEKRKPGQSRFTTQRREADEVKILSGVMADEDGVQKTTGTPISLMVENTDQRSKDYSEIKDRFRPGHADFTYDAKYGIRDYRGGGRSSARETAMRVAAGAVARKVLQGVTIRGALVQVGTQTIDRGNWDWAEVGNNPFFSPDAAAAANWADYLDGVRKAGSSVGAVIEVVAEGVPTGWGAPIYGKLDTELAAAMMSINAVKGVEIGNGFEAARLTGEENADEIRIDDVGRPVFLTNNSGGVLGGISNGDPVVVRFAVKPTSSILTERKSITRQGEEVDVMTKGRHDPCVGIRAVPVGEAMMACVLADHFLRHRGQVG; encoded by the coding sequence ATGTCCCACAACAGTTTCGGTCATTTGTTTCGCGTCACCACCTGGGGGGAAAGTCATGGCCCTGCGATCGGCTGTGTCATTGACGGATGTCCGCCGCTGATCCCTTTGACCGAAGCTGATATTCAGGGCTTTATGGAGAAGCGCAAGCCCGGGCAGTCCCGCTTCACAACCCAGCGCCGGGAAGCTGATGAAGTCAAAATTCTCTCCGGTGTCATGGCGGATGAAGACGGTGTGCAGAAAACGACTGGAACGCCGATATCCCTGATGGTGGAAAACACCGACCAGCGCTCCAAGGACTATTCTGAAATAAAGGATCGGTTCAGGCCTGGACATGCAGATTTTACGTATGACGCTAAATACGGCATTCGGGACTATCGCGGCGGTGGCCGGTCCTCCGCGCGGGAAACGGCAATGCGCGTTGCCGCTGGTGCGGTCGCACGGAAAGTCCTGCAGGGCGTTACCATTAGAGGTGCACTGGTTCAGGTCGGAACACAGACGATCGATCGTGGCAACTGGGACTGGGCCGAGGTCGGCAACAACCCCTTCTTTTCGCCGGATGCCGCTGCTGCGGCAAACTGGGCGGACTATCTGGACGGTGTACGCAAAGCGGGTTCTTCGGTCGGTGCCGTAATTGAAGTCGTCGCCGAAGGCGTTCCAACAGGCTGGGGCGCACCGATATACGGGAAACTCGACACCGAGCTCGCCGCTGCAATGATGTCAATCAATGCGGTCAAGGGGGTCGAAATCGGCAACGGATTTGAGGCCGCCCGTCTTACTGGCGAAGAAAACGCCGACGAAATCCGCATTGACGACGTGGGCAGACCGGTATTTTTGACGAACAATTCCGGCGGCGTGCTGGGCGGCATCTCAAACGGTGATCCGGTGGTGGTTCGCTTCGCCGTAAAACCGACCTCGTCGATCCTGACAGAACGCAAATCAATCACCCGTCAGGGCGAGGAAGTGGACGTCATGACCAAAGGCCGTCACGATCCGTGTGTCGGGATCCGCGCCGTACCGGTTGGTGAAGCCATGATGGCTTGTGTGCTGGCCGACCATTTCCTGCGCCACAGGGGACAGGTTGGATAA
- a CDS encoding bifunctional diguanylate cyclase/phosphodiesterase, with amino-acid sequence MWGTEVHIRGWLTGLIVFLLAPCLLFASLWFHSKFEDVNSIDRSLAGLNLIQALGPLMQEKALTGTVKQPTELLVRQLADFDVSAREQSLVADLSGFMNEQGIPDALRKARSLASSIAQHSRLSSSSSFETSEFPHLINDTLLSVVIETSVMVNNGEMLAGKDAINTWDKMLVPVQAGQFKVAADTASRATKENFMDLQGPKADSLRDKAAAYRSANLAYQSAGSKLLSSTIKGTTGADIANGELNKVQPDFVRAIFNLWQETVDYLHADLQHQRAETMFAVALAGLVGGLVIIAAFAIAVALSRALADRTQQEFENLGFHDPLTGLPNRRALLKTLRGLSDRETPNRIGLVILDLRHFKKINDLFGDQSGDSILRDVAEQLVQFAEAEDFLCRTGGTEFMLLRPDLTDSASFEDTPARIIRELGRERQIEGQKLVLESNAGLLISNAGDPITDQLLVDAELALRSAKQKAPRKVERFTSEMRVAFEENGEIAKQLLRAMNNGEIVPWFQPQVDVHTGEIIGAEALVRWLDHQTVRFPGYFLPAAEEAGYMDRIEAIVRQKTLELASEFTGKTRRTVHFGLNISADLLSNASAVGALHRHVLDAGLNPSMISLEILEAVMIDEDKAKPIKENIAHLSDLGFFIELDDFGTGHSSISSLRDLKIDRVKIDRSFVSGVDTNKDLQKFTSALINLAKSLDISVLAEGVETPGERDWLARNGCDVIQGFLVSKAVPEVELAAMILKKNFTVQSNPFFNEKSATA; translated from the coding sequence ATGTGGGGCACAGAAGTGCACATCCGAGGTTGGCTGACAGGTCTGATTGTTTTTTTGCTGGCACCCTGCCTGCTTTTTGCCTCGCTCTGGTTTCACAGCAAGTTCGAAGATGTAAACTCGATAGACCGCAGTCTCGCCGGCCTTAATCTGATACAGGCGCTCGGTCCGCTGATGCAGGAAAAGGCGCTCACCGGGACCGTAAAGCAGCCGACTGAGCTGCTGGTACGACAGCTGGCTGATTTCGATGTCTCCGCACGAGAGCAAAGCCTTGTCGCAGACCTCAGCGGCTTCATGAACGAACAGGGCATCCCCGACGCCTTGCGCAAAGCCAGGTCGCTCGCATCATCAATTGCGCAGCATTCGCGGCTCAGTTCTTCGTCTTCGTTCGAAACGTCCGAGTTTCCGCATCTCATCAACGATACGCTTTTGAGCGTCGTCATTGAAACATCGGTCATGGTGAACAATGGTGAGATGCTTGCCGGAAAAGACGCGATAAACACCTGGGACAAGATGCTTGTTCCAGTCCAAGCAGGACAGTTCAAAGTCGCTGCTGATACCGCCTCCCGTGCGACTAAAGAAAACTTCATGGATCTACAGGGTCCGAAAGCCGACTCGCTCAGAGACAAGGCTGCTGCCTATCGAAGCGCCAATCTCGCCTACCAGTCGGCAGGTTCCAAACTTCTGTCATCGACCATTAAGGGGACCACTGGTGCGGATATTGCCAACGGTGAGCTGAACAAAGTCCAACCGGACTTTGTACGCGCCATCTTCAACCTTTGGCAGGAGACCGTTGATTATCTGCATGCGGACCTGCAGCACCAGCGGGCCGAGACCATGTTTGCGGTTGCGCTGGCGGGCCTTGTGGGCGGCCTCGTCATCATCGCCGCCTTTGCGATCGCGGTTGCGCTCAGCCGGGCGCTCGCTGACCGAACACAGCAAGAATTTGAGAACCTCGGTTTCCACGATCCGCTGACAGGGCTGCCGAACCGGCGCGCGCTCCTCAAGACCCTTCGCGGCCTGTCCGACCGTGAAACACCGAACCGGATTGGCCTTGTCATCCTGGACTTGCGTCATTTCAAGAAGATCAACGACCTGTTCGGCGATCAGTCCGGCGACTCGATCCTGCGGGACGTTGCCGAGCAGCTCGTCCAATTCGCCGAAGCCGAGGATTTCCTCTGCAGGACGGGCGGCACTGAGTTCATGCTGTTGCGCCCCGATCTCACGGACAGTGCGTCGTTTGAAGACACTCCTGCCAGGATCATCCGGGAACTTGGCCGGGAACGCCAAATTGAAGGCCAGAAGTTGGTCCTTGAATCAAATGCCGGTCTGCTGATCAGCAACGCCGGAGACCCGATAACCGACCAGTTGCTTGTCGATGCCGAGCTTGCTCTGCGCTCTGCAAAACAAAAAGCACCGCGCAAAGTGGAACGCTTCACCTCTGAAATGCGGGTTGCATTTGAGGAAAATGGCGAGATTGCCAAGCAATTGCTTCGCGCCATGAACAACGGCGAGATTGTTCCCTGGTTCCAGCCGCAGGTGGATGTACACACTGGTGAGATCATCGGTGCAGAAGCGCTGGTTCGCTGGCTTGACCATCAGACCGTCCGCTTTCCGGGCTACTTCCTGCCTGCCGCTGAAGAGGCGGGCTATATGGACCGCATCGAGGCAATCGTCCGCCAAAAGACACTTGAGCTCGCATCCGAATTTACTGGCAAGACCCGGCGAACTGTTCATTTCGGGCTCAACATATCGGCCGATCTCCTGAGCAACGCCTCCGCAGTGGGCGCGCTCCACCGTCACGTTCTGGACGCCGGACTGAACCCTTCCATGATCAGCCTGGAAATTCTCGAAGCGGTCATGATTGACGAGGACAAGGCAAAGCCAATCAAGGAGAATATCGCCCACCTCTCCGATCTCGGTTTCTTCATCGAGCTTGACGACTTCGGAACGGGACACTCCAGCATATCCAGCCTGAGGGATCTGAAGATCGACCGCGTTAAAATCGATCGCAGTTTTGTGTCCGGCGTTGACACGAACAAGGACCTGCAAAAATTCACCAGCGCTCTGATCAACCTCGCGAAAAGCCTCGATATCAGCGTGCTGGCGGAAGGCGTTGAAACGCCAGGGGAACGCGATTGGCTTGCACGGAACGGCTGCGACGTCATCCAGGGATTTCTCGTGTCCAAAGCTGTTCCGGAAGTCGAACTTGCGGCAATGATCCTCAAAAAGAACTTCACCGTTCAGTCGAACCCCTTTTTCAACGAGAAATCAGCCACTGCCTGA
- a CDS encoding LysR family transcriptional regulator, with protein MKFLLAFYRAGSLSGAAERLQVDATTVSRRLTALQDEIGAQLIEKSANGSLELTAAGLRTISHTESVETALDLLTSELTGARLAEEGIVRLSSVPVVNSKILMPAIRQFSQQHPGIELHLASEVRNVSLTRRETDMAIRLGRPRDGGHNVTAKRIAVLKHAAYGPSDGSSDELPWIIYHENMNFLPQARWMAEYLKSGARSVSKIRPSDLEGVIEAIAAGLGRSVIPIVIAETDPRIRRLPEPEPDLQREVWLMQHADQAGLARMVAVSRWIERIFAERKS; from the coding sequence TTGAAATTTCTGTTGGCGTTTTATCGTGCCGGATCTTTATCCGGCGCGGCTGAACGATTGCAGGTTGATGCAACAACCGTATCGAGGCGCTTAACGGCTCTGCAGGACGAAATCGGTGCGCAACTGATCGAAAAATCCGCAAATGGTTCGCTCGAACTGACAGCAGCCGGACTTCGTACGATCTCTCACACCGAATCCGTGGAAACAGCGCTTGACTTGCTCACATCTGAATTGACCGGTGCAAGGCTGGCCGAAGAAGGCATTGTCAGGCTCTCTTCCGTACCGGTCGTGAATTCCAAAATTCTGATGCCCGCGATAAGGCAATTCAGTCAGCAGCATCCCGGGATTGAATTGCACCTGGCGTCCGAGGTGCGAAATGTCAGCCTTACCAGACGTGAAACCGATATGGCGATCCGGCTTGGCCGACCCCGCGATGGTGGGCACAATGTGACGGCAAAACGAATTGCTGTACTCAAGCATGCGGCTTACGGCCCGTCAGACGGCAGCTCCGACGAACTTCCCTGGATTATCTACCACGAGAACATGAACTTCCTTCCGCAGGCCCGCTGGATGGCCGAATATCTGAAATCCGGCGCGCGTAGCGTCTCAAAGATACGCCCGAGTGATTTGGAAGGGGTCATTGAAGCGATTGCCGCGGGACTTGGGCGCTCGGTCATTCCGATAGTGATTGCGGAAACGGACCCGCGTATTAGAAGGTTGCCGGAGCCCGAACCGGACCTGCAGCGGGAAGTGTGGCTGATGCAGCACGCTGATCAGGCCGGTCTTGCGCGGATGGTTGCCGTCAGCCGCTGGATCGAGCGGATATTTGCGGAAAGAAAATCGTAA